From a single Oncorhynchus tshawytscha isolate Ot180627B linkage group LG33, Otsh_v2.0, whole genome shotgun sequence genomic region:
- the LOC112231061 gene encoding C-C motif chemokine 19, translating to MSLRLAALLLLTSVLWSHAAANTDKAMDCCLTTTDAKLPHRVVKSFRIQTVSGGCRIPATVFVTRKNLRLCAPPATNNNWVTKLIKQLKRKSQNGKARKGKNGKNSRH from the exons ATGTCCTTACGGTTGGCTGCACTTCTTCTGTTGACATCAGTCCTCTGGAGCCATGCAGCAG caaaCACAGATAAAGCAATGGACTGCTGCTTGACAACAACCGATGCCAAACTTCCCCACAGAGTGGTGAAGTCATTCCGTATCCAGACAGTCAGCGGAGGATGTCGGATACCTGCCACTGT GTTTGTCACGAGGAAGAATCTTAGACTGTGTGCTCCTCCTGCCACCAATAACAACTGGGTGACCAAACTCATCAAGCAACTGAAGAGGAAATCGCAGAATGGAAAGGCCAGAAAAGGGAAAAATG GCAAGAACAGTAGACACTGA